A single Ketogulonicigenium vulgare WSH-001 DNA region contains:
- a CDS encoding peptidase P60 has protein sequence MTPDTLARAWIGTPFVHGASLQGVGADCLGLITGLWRQIYGPAPWPLDYSPDWSVTLGPDAMARAADRYLPRAAQLYPGALMLLRLRPHLPPAHLAICAGPTFIHAFHAGGVVESPLSLPWRRRIAGLYHFAPKQES, from the coding sequence ATGACACCTGACACCCTTGCCCGCGCATGGATCGGCACGCCTTTCGTGCACGGCGCTAGCCTGCAAGGGGTCGGGGCCGATTGCCTTGGCCTCATCACCGGCCTTTGGCGGCAGATTTACGGCCCCGCGCCGTGGCCGCTGGACTACAGCCCCGACTGGTCCGTAACGCTGGGGCCAGATGCGATGGCGCGCGCCGCCGACCGCTATCTGCCGCGCGCAGCGCAGCTTTATCCCGGCGCGCTGATGCTGTTGCGCCTGCGCCCGCATTTGCCGCCCGCGCATCTGGCCATCTGCGCGGGGCCGACGTTCATCCATGCCTTCCACGCGGGCGGCGTCGTTGAAAGCCCCCTCAGCCTGCCGTGGCGCCGCCGCATCGCAGGCCTTTACCATTTCGCCCCTAAACAGGAGTCCTAA
- a CDS encoding phage tail tape measure protein produces the protein MADTTTAELQQTQSVTAAFNAGLREMRGTLSATSRDVAGLERGLSQGLRRAFDGLVFDGDRLSTAVSSIAQSVQNAAYNAAMRPITDKIGGWLASGIESLMPFAEGGTFTQGRVMPFAKGGVVTAPTTFPMRGGTGLMGEAGPEAIMPLTRGADGRLGVAAQGGGGVNLVMNIQTPDAASFHRSQSQIGAQVSRLVARGNRNR, from the coding sequence ATGGCTGACACCACCACCGCCGAGCTTCAGCAAACCCAATCCGTCACCGCCGCCTTCAACGCGGGCCTGCGCGAGATGCGCGGCACGCTATCGGCGACCTCGCGCGATGTGGCGGGGCTGGAACGCGGCCTCTCGCAGGGGCTGCGCCGCGCCTTTGACGGGCTGGTGTTCGACGGCGACCGCCTCAGCACGGCGGTCAGCAGCATCGCGCAAAGCGTTCAAAACGCCGCCTATAACGCCGCCATGCGGCCCATCACCGACAAGATCGGCGGCTGGTTGGCCAGTGGCATCGAAAGCCTGATGCCTTTCGCTGAGGGTGGCACCTTCACCCAAGGCCGCGTCATGCCCTTTGCCAAAGGCGGTGTTGTCACCGCCCCCACCACCTTTCCGATGCGCGGCGGCACCGGGCTGATGGGCGAGGCGGGGCCCGAGGCGATCATGCCGCTGACGCGCGGCGCCGATGGCCGTTTGGGCGTCGCGGCGCAAGGCGGCGGCGGCGTCAATCTGGTGATGAACATCCAGACGCCCGATGCCGCCAGTTTCCACCGCTCGCAAAGCCAGATCGGCGCGCAGGTCTCGCGCCTTGTGGCGCGCGGCAACCGCAACCGCTGA
- a CDS encoding pyruvate dehydrogenase complex E1 component subunit beta gives MAIQILMPALSPTMEEGTLAKWLVKAGDTVKSGDILAEIETDKATMEFEAVDEGVIGELLVAEGTEAIAVNTAIATLIADGEEAAPAAAKAEAPKAEAPKATAAPKVDAAPKSEAATFAPEWPAGTPMKTMTVREALREAMAEEMRADDTVFLMGEEVGEYQGAYKISQGLLDEFGPKRVVDTPITEHGFAGIAVGAAFGTLRPIVEFMTFNFSMQAIDQIINSAAKTLYMSGGQMGAPMVFRGPNGAAARVGAQHSQDYAAWYSQIPGLKVVMPYTAADAKGLLKSAIRDNNPVIFLENEILYGRSFEVPQVEDWTVPIGKARIAREGSDITLVSFGIGMSHTLAAAEKLAEQGIEAEVIDLRTIRPMDTATIIESVKKTNRCVTIEEGWPQSSVGNYISSVIMQEAFDYLDAPVINVTGKDVPMPYAANLEKLALVTVDDVVEAARKVTYR, from the coding sequence ATGGCAATCCAAATCCTGATGCCCGCGCTTTCCCCTACGATGGAGGAAGGCACCCTCGCCAAATGGCTGGTGAAGGCAGGCGATACCGTCAAATCCGGCGACATCCTGGCCGAGATCGAAACCGACAAGGCCACGATGGAATTCGAGGCCGTCGATGAAGGCGTGATCGGCGAATTGCTGGTCGCCGAGGGCACCGAGGCCATCGCCGTCAACACCGCCATCGCGACCCTGATCGCCGACGGCGAAGAGGCAGCGCCCGCCGCCGCGAAAGCTGAAGCGCCCAAGGCGGAAGCGCCCAAAGCGACCGCCGCGCCCAAGGTCGATGCCGCCCCCAAATCCGAGGCCGCGACCTTCGCCCCCGAATGGCCCGCTGGCACGCCGATGAAAACCATGACCGTCCGCGAAGCCCTGCGCGAAGCGATGGCCGAGGAAATGCGCGCCGACGATACCGTCTTCCTGATGGGGGAAGAGGTCGGCGAATACCAAGGGGCCTATAAGATCAGCCAAGGTCTGCTGGACGAATTTGGCCCCAAACGCGTGGTCGACACGCCGATCACCGAACACGGCTTTGCCGGTATCGCGGTCGGCGCGGCCTTTGGCACGCTGCGCCCCATCGTTGAATTCATGACGTTCAACTTCTCGATGCAGGCGATTGACCAGATCATCAACTCGGCGGCAAAGACGTTGTATATGTCGGGCGGCCAGATGGGCGCGCCGATGGTGTTCCGTGGCCCGAACGGCGCCGCCGCCCGCGTGGGTGCGCAGCACAGCCAGGATTATGCCGCATGGTATAGCCAGATCCCCGGCCTGAAAGTCGTGATGCCCTATACGGCAGCCGATGCCAAAGGCCTGCTGAAATCGGCCATCCGCGACAATAACCCGGTGATCTTCCTGGAAAACGAGATCCTGTATGGCCGCAGCTTTGAAGTGCCGCAGGTCGAGGATTGGACCGTGCCGATCGGCAAGGCCCGCATCGCGCGCGAGGGCAGCGATATTACGCTGGTGTCCTTTGGCATCGGCATGAGCCACACCCTCGCCGCCGCTGAAAAGCTGGCCGAACAGGGGATCGAGGCCGAGGTGATCGACCTGCGCACCATCCGCCCGATGGATACCGCAACGATCATCGAATCCGTGAAAAAGACCAACCGCTGCGTCACCATCGAGGAAGGCTGGCCGCAGTCCTCTGTCGGCAACTATATCTCGTCGGTGATCATGCAAGAGGCGTTCGACTATCTGGATGCCCCCGTCATCAACGTGACCGGCAAGGACGTTCCGATGCCCTATGCCGCGAACCTTGAAAAGCTGGCGCTGGTGACCGTGGATGACGTGGTCGAAGCCGCCCGCAAAGTCACCTACCGCTAA
- a CDS encoding pyruvate dehydrogenase complex dihydrolipoamide acetyltransferase translates to MSIEILMPALSPTMEEGTIAKWLVAEGDTVKSGDILAEIETDKATMEFEAVDDGVIGKILLPAGSEGVKVNTPMAILLEDGETEAAAPKAAAPKVEAAPVEAPKAAPVAAAAAPVEKGDRVFASPLARRIAADKGLDLNAIAGSGPKGRIVRADVEGATAAKPAEAAKAPAAAAPTPAAPAPVPTSSSADQILKMYQGRDYTEVKLDGMRKTIAARLTEAKQTVPHFYLRRSVNLDALMAFRADLNAKLGPRGIKISVNDFVIKACAIALQQVPKANAIWAGDRVLQMKASDVSIAVAVEGGLFTPVIRDADAKSISALSAEMKDLAKRARDKKLQPQDYQGGSFSISNLGMFGVENFDAVINPPQGAILAVGAGIKKPIVGDDGEITTATLMSLTLSVDHRVIDGALGAHLLTAIVENLENPLSMLA, encoded by the coding sequence ATGTCGATTGAAATTCTGATGCCGGCCCTCTCCCCCACGATGGAGGAAGGCACCATCGCCAAATGGCTGGTGGCCGAGGGCGACACGGTGAAATCCGGCGACATTCTGGCCGAGATCGAAACCGACAAAGCCACGATGGAATTCGAGGCTGTCGACGATGGCGTGATCGGCAAGATCCTTCTGCCTGCGGGCAGCGAGGGCGTGAAAGTGAACACGCCGATGGCGATCCTGCTGGAAGACGGCGAAACCGAAGCCGCCGCCCCCAAAGCGGCTGCCCCCAAAGTGGAAGCAGCGCCGGTCGAAGCGCCCAAAGCAGCTCCGGTCGCCGCCGCTGCCGCGCCGGTCGAAAAGGGCGACCGCGTTTTCGCCTCGCCCCTCGCGCGCCGCATTGCCGCTGACAAGGGTCTGGACCTGAACGCCATCGCAGGCAGCGGCCCCAAGGGCCGGATTGTGCGCGCTGATGTCGAAGGTGCCACGGCCGCGAAACCCGCCGAGGCCGCAAAGGCCCCTGCCGCCGCCGCGCCCACACCTGCCGCGCCCGCGCCCGTCCCCACCAGCAGCAGCGCCGATCAGATCCTGAAAATGTATCAGGGCCGCGACTATACCGAGGTCAAGCTGGACGGGATGCGTAAAACCATCGCCGCCCGCCTGACCGAAGCCAAGCAGACCGTGCCGCATTTCTATCTGCGCCGCTCGGTGAACTTGGACGCGCTCATGGCCTTCCGCGCTGATCTGAACGCAAAGTTGGGGCCGCGTGGGATCAAGATCTCGGTCAATGATTTCGTCATCAAGGCCTGCGCCATCGCGCTGCAACAGGTGCCAAAGGCGAATGCGATCTGGGCCGGTGACCGCGTGCTGCAGATGAAAGCCTCGGACGTCTCCATCGCCGTCGCGGTCGAGGGTGGCCTCTTCACCCCCGTCATTCGCGATGCCGACGCCAAAAGCATCTCGGCCCTGTCTGCCGAAATGAAGGATCTGGCCAAGCGCGCCCGCGACAAGAAACTGCAGCCGCAAGATTACCAAGGCGGCAGCTTCTCGATCTCGAACCTCGGGATGTTCGGGGTCGAGAATTTCGACGCCGTGATCAACCCGCCGCAGGGCGCGATCTTGGCCGTGGGTGCAGGGATCAAGAAACCCATCGTGGGGGATGATGGCGAAATCACCACCGCCACGCTGATGTCGCTGACCCTGTCGGTTGACCACCGCGTCATCGACGGCGCACTGGGCGCGCATCTGCTGACCGCGATTGTCGAAAATCTGGAAAACCCGCTCTCGATGCTGGCTTAA
- a CDS encoding baseplate multidomain protein megatron, translated as MATLVLSAVGASVGASIGGGILGLSSAVIGRAVGAVAGSLIDQRILGGGAQPVETGRIDRFRVTGASEGAAMARLYGRMRVGGQVIWATKFMETSTQTRAGKGQPKTTTFSYTTSLAIALCEGPINGIGRIWADGTEIAPTDLSLRLYHGHMDQLPDPRISAVEGADNTPAYRGTAYVVIEDLDLGPYGNRVPQFSFEVIRNDPARDDTFAGAVQAVAMIPGTGEYALSDTPVALRYSYADEGTQNENTPSGQSDFLTALDQLNTELPRVTSVSLVVSWFGDDLRAGQCKVQPKVEQTAFDAPDQPWRAGGITRSAAATVPRVGGSPIYGGTPSDAAVISAIRTIRARGQEVMFYPFILMDQLADNTLPNPWTGQAGQPPLPWRGRITTSLAPGQPGTTDGTAAARAEVAAFFGTATPAHFTRTGERVHYTGPNEWSLRRFILHYAHLCAAAGGVDSFCISSEMVALTQVRDDIGFPAVSALMALAADVRSILGPDTLITYAADWSEYHGYQPLGTGDKLFHLDPLWAHEDIDFIGIDNYMPLSDWRDGDSHLDAQAGAIYNLDYLTANVAGGEMYDWFYHSPEARDAQIRTAITDGYDQPWMWRVKDILGWWSHAHFDRVDGAQGPQSPWLPRSKPIRFTEIGCAAIDKGTNQPNKFLDPKSSESALPYYSNGLRDDFIQLQYLRALNRHFADPSQNPTSEIYDGPMVEMDYAHVWAWDARPYPWLPARGDLWSDGANYDRGHWLNGRAGGQALAAVADQICTDAGLSANTDALWGMVQGYAMDRIETGRAALQPLMLAHGFDAVDRDGALHLITRHGRPIATREMDDLVAHDAPALVRTRLPEAELAGQVRVAFVAAGGDFSIGGAEATLADTPRDTVSTSDLPLLMSRADATRAAERWLLESRLAREVATFTLPPSDAWLRVGDVLTLAGDDYRIDQLERAEALGITATRTSRSLFLPHDAVEDIPQPAAFAPPMPVAATFLDLPSETGPSFAVALTSATWPGEVAIHAGPPLVELARSAAPAVVGETLNDLSAARAGIWDRGPALRVRLVSGTLASHLPEALLSGANLAAIGDGTSDIWEVFQFAEAALVAPNEYALSLRLRGQGGSDGVMPPVWPAGSRFVLLDNRLTPLDVPRGVSRDWHWGPVQRPMSDRTWRQANRAFTGVGLRPYAPCHLRVSDTAVTWQRRTRSGGDSWDGIDVPLGEERELYRLRMYQSGALLREVMLDTPAFAYPAAMRAADGAGVTVEVAQMSQVFGAGPALVGAI; from the coding sequence ATGGCAACGCTGGTTCTTTCTGCCGTTGGCGCCTCGGTCGGTGCCTCGATCGGGGGCGGGATTTTGGGCCTCTCCTCGGCCGTCATCGGCCGCGCTGTCGGCGCTGTTGCAGGCAGCCTGATCGACCAGCGCATCTTGGGCGGCGGCGCGCAGCCCGTTGAAACCGGCCGCATCGACCGCTTTCGCGTCACAGGTGCGTCCGAAGGCGCCGCGATGGCGCGCCTTTATGGCCGGATGCGTGTCGGCGGGCAGGTGATCTGGGCGACCAAATTCATGGAAACCAGCACCCAGACCCGCGCTGGCAAAGGTCAGCCAAAGACCACCACTTTCAGCTATACCACCTCGCTGGCCATTGCGCTGTGCGAGGGGCCGATCAATGGCATCGGTCGCATCTGGGCCGACGGGACCGAGATTGCGCCCACCGACCTAAGCCTGCGCCTTTACCACGGCCATATGGATCAACTGCCCGACCCCCGTATCAGCGCGGTCGAGGGGGCAGACAACACCCCCGCCTATCGCGGCACCGCCTATGTGGTGATCGAGGACCTCGACCTTGGCCCCTATGGCAATCGCGTGCCGCAGTTTTCATTCGAGGTGATCCGCAACGATCCCGCCCGCGATGATACATTCGCAGGCGCGGTGCAGGCTGTCGCCATGATCCCCGGCACCGGCGAATATGCCCTGTCGGATACACCCGTCGCCCTGCGCTATTCCTATGCCGATGAAGGCACACAGAACGAAAACACCCCCAGCGGCCAAAGCGACTTTCTGACGGCGCTTGACCAGTTGAATACCGAACTGCCGCGCGTGACATCCGTCTCGCTGGTGGTCTCTTGGTTCGGCGATGACCTGCGCGCGGGCCAGTGCAAGGTGCAGCCAAAGGTCGAACAGACCGCCTTTGATGCCCCCGACCAGCCGTGGCGGGCAGGCGGCATCACGCGCAGCGCCGCGGCAACCGTGCCCCGCGTCGGCGGCTCGCCCATCTATGGCGGCACGCCGTCCGATGCCGCAGTCATCAGCGCCATCCGCACCATCCGCGCGCGCGGGCAGGAAGTGATGTTCTATCCCTTCATCCTGATGGATCAACTGGCGGATAACACCCTGCCGAACCCCTGGACGGGGCAGGCTGGTCAGCCGCCCTTGCCATGGCGCGGCCGCATCACGACCAGCCTTGCCCCGGGTCAACCCGGCACAACCGATGGCACAGCCGCCGCACGGGCCGAGGTTGCGGCCTTTTTCGGCACCGCCACCCCCGCGCATTTCACCCGCACCGGCGAGCGGGTGCATTATACCGGCCCCAATGAGTGGTCGCTGCGCCGCTTCATCCTGCATTACGCGCATCTATGCGCGGCGGCGGGCGGCGTCGACAGTTTCTGCATCAGCTCGGAAATGGTGGCGCTGACGCAAGTGCGCGACGATATCGGCTTTCCCGCCGTCAGCGCACTCATGGCGCTGGCCGCCGATGTGCGCAGCATCCTCGGCCCCGATACCCTGATCACCTATGCCGCGGATTGGAGCGAATATCACGGCTACCAACCGCTTGGGACGGGCGACAAGCTGTTCCACCTCGACCCGCTTTGGGCGCATGAGGATATCGACTTCATCGGTATCGACAATTACATGCCGCTGTCGGATTGGCGCGACGGCGATAGCCACTTGGACGCGCAGGCGGGCGCGATCTATAACCTCGATTACCTGACCGCCAATGTCGCAGGCGGCGAGATGTACGATTGGTTCTACCACTCGCCCGAGGCACGAGATGCGCAAATTCGCACTGCAATCACAGATGGTTACGATCAGCCTTGGATGTGGCGCGTGAAGGATATCTTAGGGTGGTGGAGCCATGCGCATTTCGACCGCGTGGACGGCGCGCAGGGCCCGCAAAGCCCTTGGCTGCCGCGTTCCAAACCGATCCGCTTTACCGAAATCGGCTGCGCCGCCATCGACAAAGGCACCAACCAGCCGAACAAATTCCTCGATCCGAAATCCTCGGAATCGGCGCTGCCGTACTATTCCAACGGCCTACGCGACGACTTTATCCAGCTTCAATATCTGCGCGCCCTAAACCGCCATTTCGCCGATCCCTCGCAGAACCCGACCTCTGAAATCTACGACGGCCCCATGGTCGAAATGGACTACGCGCATGTCTGGGCGTGGGACGCGCGGCCCTATCCGTGGCTCCCCGCGCGCGGCGATCTGTGGTCGGATGGCGCGAATTACGACCGTGGCCATTGGCTGAACGGCCGCGCCGGCGGGCAGGCTTTGGCCGCCGTCGCGGATCAGATTTGCACGGATGCGGGTCTGTCCGCGAACACCGATGCGCTTTGGGGCATGGTGCAGGGCTATGCGATGGACCGGATCGAGACGGGGCGCGCCGCGCTGCAACCGTTGATGCTGGCGCATGGGTTCGATGCGGTCGACCGCGACGGTGCGTTGCACCTGATCACCCGCCACGGCCGCCCCATCGCCACGCGCGAGATGGATGATCTGGTGGCCCACGACGCCCCCGCGCTGGTGCGGACCCGTCTGCCCGAGGCCGAGCTCGCCGGTCAGGTCCGCGTGGCTTTTGTCGCAGCGGGCGGCGATTTCAGCATCGGCGGGGCCGAGGCGACGCTTGCCGATACGCCGCGCGATACGGTCTCGACCTCGGACCTGCCGCTGCTGATGTCGCGCGCCGACGCCACCCGCGCCGCCGAGCGCTGGCTGCTGGAATCCCGTCTCGCGCGCGAGGTGGCGACATTCACGCTGCCGCCCTCGGACGCATGGCTGCGCGTGGGTGATGTGCTGACGCTTGCGGGCGATGACTACCGCATCGACCAGCTAGAGCGGGCCGAGGCGCTGGGCATCACCGCCACCCGCACCAGCCGCAGCCTGTTCCTGCCCCATGATGCGGTGGAGGATATCCCCCAGCCCGCCGCCTTTGCGCCGCCGATGCCGGTCGCGGCAACCTTCCTTGATCTGCCGTCCGAGACCGGCCCCAGTTTCGCTGTCGCCCTCACTTCGGCCACATGGCCGGGCGAGGTCGCGATCCACGCCGGGCCGCCGTTGGTGGAACTCGCCCGCAGCGCCGCCCCGGCGGTGGTGGGCGAGACGCTGAACGATCTATCGGCCGCCCGCGCAGGGATCTGGGATCGCGGCCCCGCGCTGCGGGTGCGGCTGGTGTCCGGCACGCTCGCCTCGCACCTGCCCGAGGCATTGCTATCGGGCGCGAACCTTGCCGCTATCGGCGATGGCACCAGTGATATCTGGGAGGTCTTTCAATTTGCCGAGGCCGCGCTGGTGGCCCCGAACGAATACGCCCTCAGCCTGCGCCTGCGCGGTCAGGGCGGCAGTGATGGGGTGATGCCGCCCGTCTGGCCCGCAGGGTCGCGGTTCGTGCTGTTGGACAATCGCCTGACGCCGCTTGATGTGCCGCGCGGTGTGTCGCGCGACTGGCATTGGGGGCCGGTGCAACGCCCGATGAGCGACCGCACTTGGCGGCAGGCCAACCGCGCCTTTACCGGCGTGGGCTTGCGTCCCTATGCGCCCTGCCATCTGCGCGTGAGTGATACCGCCGTGACATGGCAACGCCGCACCCGCAGCGGCGGCGACAGTTGGGACGGCATCGACGTGCCGCTGGGTGAGGAGCGCGAGCTGTACCGCCTGCGCATGTATCAATCCGGCGCGCTGCTGCGCGAGGTGATGCTGGACACGCCCGCCTTCGCCTATCCCGCCGCCATGCGCGCGGCAGATGGGGCGGGTGTGACGGTCGAAGTGGCGCAGATGTCCCAAGTCTTCGGTGCGGGGCCCGCGCTGGTTGGGGCGATCTGA
- the cysE gene encoding serine O-acetyltransferase, which produces MAHPRPHIAECDPLWRQMRNEAETAVAHEPILGSIIHAGILYQQSFERALGYRISMKLGSAEISAQALREIADEAIAADPQIALAARADLQAVFDRDPACHSLLQALLFFKGYLAIQCYRIAHWLWKQGRHDLAYLIQMRMSEVFTVDIHPAARIGRGLMIDHGHGIVIGETAVVGDDVSILHNVTLGGTGKSDGDRHPKIGNGVMIGAGAKVLGNIHVGDASRIASGSVVLKDVPFCTTVAGVPARVVGAGGCDKPASQMDQTLDQSFSDAAQ; this is translated from the coding sequence ATGGCGCATCCTCGTCCCCATATTGCTGAATGCGATCCGCTGTGGCGGCAAATGCGCAACGAGGCAGAGACCGCCGTCGCGCATGAGCCGATTCTGGGCAGTATCATCCACGCTGGCATCCTCTATCAGCAGAGTTTTGAACGCGCGCTGGGCTATCGCATTTCGATGAAGCTGGGCAGTGCCGAGATTTCGGCGCAGGCCCTGCGCGAGATCGCCGACGAGGCGATTGCCGCCGATCCGCAGATCGCACTGGCGGCGCGCGCCGATTTGCAGGCGGTGTTTGACCGCGATCCGGCCTGCCACAGCCTGCTGCAGGCGCTGCTGTTCTTTAAGGGATATCTTGCGATCCAATGCTATCGCATCGCGCATTGGCTGTGGAAACAGGGCCGCCATGATCTGGCCTATCTGATCCAGATGCGCATGAGCGAAGTCTTTACCGTCGATATCCACCCCGCCGCCCGAATCGGGCGCGGGCTGATGATCGACCACGGCCATGGCATCGTCATTGGCGAGACAGCGGTGGTCGGCGATGACGTGTCGATCCTGCATAATGTGACGCTGGGCGGCACCGGCAAATCCGACGGCGACCGCCATCCGAAGATCGGCAATGGCGTGATGATCGGCGCGGGCGCAAAAGTGCTGGGGAATATTCATGTGGGGGATGCATCGCGCATCGCCTCGGGGTCTGTGGTGCTGAAAGATGTGCCGTTCTGCACCACGGTCGCGGGCGTTCCGGCACGCGTCGTGGGCGCGGGGGGCTGCGACAAGCCTGCCTCGCAGATGGATCAGACTTTGGATCAAAGCTTCAGCGACGCGGCGCAGTAA
- a CDS encoding DUF7742 family protein: protein MLHLGDLDLAARWLMDRPRGDWGRALGELDWRCTAARAHVAATGRIHPDFGDGSVMAAILCETLRPGYAVTGVEREYLLALGTAAFHFSQNLPMQKQKPVPAGPHGASSSPYC, encoded by the coding sequence ATGCTGCATCTGGGCGATCTCGATCTGGCGGCGCGCTGGCTGATGGATCGGCCGCGCGGCGATTGGGGCAGGGCGCTGGGGGAACTCGACTGGCGCTGCACCGCCGCGCGCGCCCATGTGGCGGCCACCGGGCGCATCCATCCCGATTTCGGCGATGGTTCCGTCATGGCCGCGATCCTATGCGAGACGCTGCGACCGGGATATGCGGTGACCGGGGTGGAAAGAGAGTATTTACTGGCGCTGGGCACCGCGGCCTTTCATTTTTCCCAAAACTTGCCTATGCAAAAGCAGAAACCAGTTCCGGCAGGCCCCCATGGCGCATCCTCGTCCCCATATTGCTGA
- a CDS encoding DUF2460 domain-containing protein: MAFHDIRFPAAISFDSLGGPTRRTEIVTLTSGYEQRNTAWAHSRRRYDAGVGLRSLDDVAQLIAFFEARGGQLHAFRWKDWSDYKSCAPSAAISEMDQTLGYGDGATADWPLVKNYVSGEGAYARPITKPVANTVQIAVAGQKLDEGTDYTLNLGLGRVIFASPPAPGAEISAGFEFDVPVRFETDTIQISVSSFRAGQIPSVPLIEVRP, translated from the coding sequence ATGGCCTTTCACGACATCCGCTTTCCCGCCGCCATCAGTTTTGACTCGCTCGGCGGCCCGACGCGGCGCACGGAAATCGTCACGCTGACGAGCGGCTATGAACAGCGCAACACCGCTTGGGCCCATTCCCGCCGCCGCTATGACGCAGGCGTCGGCCTGCGCTCGTTGGATGATGTCGCGCAGCTCATCGCCTTTTTCGAGGCGCGCGGCGGGCAATTGCATGCCTTTCGCTGGAAAGACTGGTCGGATTACAAATCCTGCGCGCCGTCCGCCGCGATTTCCGAAATGGATCAGACGCTTGGATATGGCGATGGCGCAACCGCCGACTGGCCGCTGGTGAAAAACTATGTCTCGGGCGAGGGCGCTTATGCCCGCCCGATCACCAAACCTGTCGCCAATACCGTCCAGATCGCCGTCGCCGGTCAAAAGCTGGACGAGGGGACGGATTACACGCTGAACCTTGGCCTTGGCCGCGTGATCTTTGCCAGCCCGCCTGCGCCGGGGGCCGAAATCAGCGCGGGCTTTGAATTCGACGTCCCCGTGCGGTTTGAAACCGACACGATCCAGATCTCGGTCTCGTCCTTTCGGGCGGGCCAAATCCCCTCCGTCCCCCTGATCGAGGTGCGCCCATGA
- a CDS encoding DUF2163 domain-containing protein → MSDHSTTRCTAWAITRTDGLQLGFTDHDGDLTFAGLTFRAGAGMSGAALVQGAGLAVDNTEGFGMITDDAVGEGDLRAGRFDGADIRIYQVNWRAPADRSLIFHGTLGEITLEDGAWRAELRGAAEALSRPIGRSYQRGCAAVLGDAACGFDLDTPGFAMDAALIAVDDTTLTIAAPDLDPRWFERGVVKITTGAAAGLSGMIKSDASLGAQRLISLWSPLGVQPQAGDQIRLLPGCDKRLATCRAKFGNLHNFRGFPHIPGEDWLIAAPKTNGSGESLFR, encoded by the coding sequence ATGAGCGACCATTCCACCACCCGCTGCACCGCCTGGGCCATCACCCGCACGGACGGGCTGCAACTGGGCTTTACCGATCACGATGGCGATCTGACCTTTGCGGGCCTGACGTTCCGCGCGGGCGCGGGCATGAGCGGCGCGGCACTGGTGCAAGGCGCAGGCCTTGCTGTCGACAATACCGAAGGCTTTGGCATGATCACCGATGATGCCGTGGGCGAGGGCGACCTGCGGGCAGGCCGTTTCGACGGGGCCGATATCCGCATCTATCAGGTCAACTGGCGCGCCCCTGCCGACCGCAGCCTGATCTTTCACGGCACTTTGGGCGAGATCACCCTCGAGGATGGCGCATGGCGGGCCGAGCTGCGCGGCGCGGCCGAGGCGCTGTCCCGTCCCATCGGGCGCAGCTATCAGCGCGGCTGCGCGGCGGTGCTGGGCGATGCCGCCTGCGGCTTTGACCTCGATACCCCCGGCTTTGCGATGGATGCCGCGCTGATCGCGGTGGATGACACCACGCTGACCATCGCCGCGCCGGACCTTGATCCGCGCTGGTTCGAACGCGGCGTTGTGAAAATCACCACGGGGGCTGCGGCTGGCCTCTCGGGCATGATCAAATCCGACGCCAGCTTGGGCGCACAGCGGCTGATCTCGCTCTGGTCGCCCTTGGGGGTGCAACCGCAGGCAGGCGATCAGATCCGCCTGCTGCCCGGCTGCGACAAACGCCTCGCCACCTGCCGCGCGAAATTCGGCAATCTGCACAACTTTCGCGGCTTCCCCCATATCCCGGGCGAGGATTGGCTGATCGCCGCCCCTAAAACAAACGGCAGCGGCGAGAGCCTGTTCCGATGA